The Prochlorococcus sp. MIT 1341 genomic interval TTGTTGTTTTGGCTCATAAGGAACCCGTCTTTGATTTTACTCAAGCGAGTCGGTTTTTGTTAACGGCAGAAAATACAGGCTTATCGGTTGATTTCTTATTGACGAAAATGGATTTAGTTTCTACTGATGAGATGAATAAACAATTAGCAAGAATTGATAGTTGGGGATATCGACCTTTTTCTGTGTCCGTTAAAACTGGAGAGGGTCTCAAGAGGCTTAAAGAACATATATTTAGAAAAAGCTTATCGGTAGTTTTTGGTCCTTCGGGTGTTGGAAAAAGTAGTTTACTTAATAAGCTGATTCCTGGTACAGATTTAAAGGTTGGAACATTATCAGAAAAAATTAGCCGTGGAAAAAATACAACTAGGCATGTAGAGTTATTTAGTCTTTCAAGTAATAGTAGGGTAGCTGATACTCCTGGATTCAATAGACCTGAAATCTTTGTCGAGCCATCTAAGATAGCTGCTCTATTCCCTGAAATACGTAGCCAATTAAAGGATTATCCCTGTAGATTTCGTAATTGCCTTCATCTCGATGAATTAGGTTGTGGTTTGAATAAAAACTGGGAAAGATATTCGTTTTATAGAAACTTTGTTCAGGAGATGTTTAGTCTGAGCTTTCCAGGCCAGGCAAGTTAAGGTTTAGGCCACCGGTAATTTCATTCATCCTTTCTTTCATCGTAGAGGTTGATGCTTCATAAGCTGCTTCAAGTGCTTCCAGGATTGATTGCTCGATTTCTTCTTTTGTTTGGGATAGAAGTGAAGCTGCAAGTTCCACCCGTATTGGTTTTTGGTTGCCTGATAACCAAATACTGGCTCTACCATCGGAGCTTTTCCCTTCTAGCTCCATTGCGTCAAGCTCTTCTTGTAGTTTTTGGGCCTTTTCTTGGATTTGTTGTGCTTTTTTAAAGGCTTCGGTGATTTGACCGAAGTTTGGGAGACCGAATCCAGCCATTGTTGATGTAGTGGCGATTTGCACATTAAACGTTTGCTTAGAAGCCCAGTCGCTTTACTTCTGGATGAAGTAGCAATTGATGGGCTTCTTTGACTTCTTTTTGTATGAGTCGTATGAGCGTATCAATGTCATGAGCCTTTGCGTTGCCGTTGTTCACAATAAAATTCGCATGTTTTTTGGAAATTTCAGCATCACCGATTCTTTTCCCTTTAAGGCCTAAATTCTCTATTAGTTGCCCAGCTTTTAATGGTTCTGGGTTTCGAAAAACACTGCCGCAACTTGGTAATTGGTAGGGTTGTGTTTCTAGTCGATGATGAAGATT includes:
- the rsgA gene encoding ribosome small subunit-dependent GTPase A; this encodes MLSCLGIVVSKQANFFNVELLDEQQSLKDQNTITNSKPLNRFLCTARSRLKHFGDSIYVGDFVLLEEICCRNMTAVVNEVCSRKSWLKRPAVANVSNIIVVLAHKEPVFDFTQASRFLLTAENTGLSVDFLLTKMDLVSTDEMNKQLARIDSWGYRPFSVSVKTGEGLKRLKEHIFRKSLSVVFGPSGVGKSSLLNKLIPGTDLKVGTLSEKISRGKNTTRHVELFSLSSNSRVADTPGFNRPEIFVEPSKIAALFPEIRSQLKDYPCRFRNCLHLDELGCGLNKNWERYSFYRNFVQEMFSLSFPGQAS
- a CDS encoding YbaB/EbfC family nucleoid-associated protein, whose translation is MAGFGLPNFGQITEAFKKAQQIQEKAQKLQEELDAMELEGKSSDGRASIWLSGNQKPIRVELAASLLSQTKEEIEQSILEALEAAYEASTSTMKERMNEITGGLNLNLPGLESSD